The Macaca thibetana thibetana isolate TM-01 chromosome 19, ASM2454274v1, whole genome shotgun sequence genome has a segment encoding these proteins:
- the NPHS1 gene encoding nephrin, with product MEREIKRKADGRDTERGTQREPDRRRWLAAGTAGVTVGVPVMALGTMLKAPLLLLGLLTEGLAQLAIPASVPRGFWALPENLTVVEGASVELRCGVSTPGSAVQWAKDGLLLGPDPRIPGFPRYRLEGDPARGEFHLHIEACDLSDDAEYECQVGRSEMGPELVSPRVILSVLVPPKLLYLTPEAGTMVTWVAGQEYVVSCLSGDAKPAPDITILLSGRTISDISANMNEGSQQKLFTVEATARVTPQSSDNGQLLVCEASSPALEAPIKASFTVNVLFPPGPPVIEWPGLDEGHVRAGQSLELPCVAQGGNPLATLQWLKNGQPVSTAWGTEHTQAVARSVLVMTVRPEDHGARLSCEAHNSVSAGTQERSIMLQVTFPPSAITILGSASQVENKNVTLSCVSKSSRPRVLLRWWLGWRQLLPMEETIMDGLHGGYISMSNLTFLARREDNGLTLTCEAFSEAFTKETFKKSLTLNIKYPAQKLWIEGAPEGQKLRAGTRVRLVCLAIGGNPEPSLTWYKDSRTVTESRLPQEPRRMQLGNVEKSGSTFSRELVLVTGPSDNQAKFTCKAGQLSASTQLAVQFPPTNVTILANASALRPGDALNLTCISVSSNPPVNLSWDKEGERLEGLAAPPRRAPFRGSAAARSVLLQVSSRDHGQRVTCRAHSAELRETVSSFYRLNVLYRPEFLGEQVLVVTAVEQGEALLPVSVSANPAPEAFNWTFRGYRLSPAGGPRHRILSSGALHLWNVTRADDGLYQLHCQNSEGTAEALLRLDVHYAPTIRALQDPTEVNVGGSVDIVCTVDANPILPGMFSWERLGEDEEDQSLDDMEKISKGPTGRLRIHQAKLAQAGAYQCIVDNGVAPPARGLVRLVVRFAPQVEHPTPLTKVAAAGDSTSSATLHCRARGVPNIVFTWTKNGVPLDLQDPRYTEHTYHQGGVHSSLLTIANVSAAQDYALFTCTATNPLGSDQTNIQLVSISRPDPPSGLKVVSLTPHSVELEWKPGFDGGLPQRFYIRYEALGTPGFHYVDVLPPHATTFTLTGLQPSTRYKVWLLASNALGDSGLADKGTQLPITTPGLDQPSGEPEDQLPTEPPAGPSGLPLLPVLLGLGGLLLLSNASCVGGVLWQRRLRRLAEGVSGKTEAESEDRVRNEYEESQWTGEQDTRSSTVSTTEAEPYYRSLRDFSPQLPPTQEEVSYSRGFTGEDEDMAFPGHLYDEVERTCPPSGAWGPLYDEVQMSPWDLRWPEDAYQDPRGIYDRVAGDLDTLEPDSLPFELRGHLV from the exons ATggaaagagagataaaaagaaaagcagatggcagagacacagagagagggaCCCAGAGAGAGCCAGACAGACGCAGGTGGCTGGCTGCGGGCACTGCGGGGGTAACAGTGGGGGTACCTGTGATGGCCCTGGGGACGATGCTCAAGGCTCCTCTCCTGCTCCTGGGGCTGCTGACTGAAG gccTGGCGCAGTTGGCGATTCCTGCCTCCGTCCCCCGGGGCTTCTGGGCCCTGCCTGAAAACCTGACCGTGGTGGAGGGGGCCTCGGTGGAGCTACGGTGTGGGGTCAGCACCCCTGGCAGTGCGGTGCAATGGGCCAAAGATGGGCTGCTCCTGGGCCCCGACCCCAGGATCCCAGGCTTCCCAAGGTACCGCCTGGAAGGGGACCCTGCTAGAG GTGAATTCCACCTGCACATCGAGGCCTGTGACCTCAGCGATGACGCGGAGTATGAGTGCCAGGTCGGCCGCTCCGAGATGGGGCCAGAGCTCGTGTCTCCCAGAGTGATCCTCTCCGTCCTGG TTCCTCCCAAGCTGCTCTACCTGACCCCGGAGGCAGGCACCATGGTCACCTGGGTAGCTGGGCAAGAGTACGTGGTCAGCTGTTTGTCTGGGGACGCGAAGCCAGCACCTGACATCACCATTCTCCTGA GTGGACGGACAATATCCGACATCTCTGCAAACATGAACGAGGGCTCCCAGCAGAAGCTCTTCACTGTGGAGGCCACAGCCAG GGTGACACCGCAGAGCTCGGATAATGGGCAGTTGCTGGTCTGTGAGGCATCGAGCCCAGCACTGGAGGCCCCCATCAAGGCCTCATTCACCGTGAATGTTTTGT TCCCTCCAGGACCCCCTGTCATCGAGTGGCCAGGCTTGGATGAGGGGCACGTGCGGGCAGGACAGAGCTTGGAGCTGCCATGCGTGGCCCAAGGGGGGAATCCCTTAGCCACACTGCAGTGGCTGAAG AATGGCCAGCCGGTGTCCACAGCGTGGGGCACAGAGCACACCCAGGCCGTGGCCCGCAGTGTGCTGGTGATGACCGTGAGGCCAGAAGACCATGGAGCGCGGCTCAGCTGCGAGGCCCATAACAGCGTGTCTGCAGGGACCCAGGAGCGCAGCATCATGCTGCAGGTCACCT TTCCCCCTAGTGCCATTACTATCCTGGGATCTGCATCCCAGGTTGAGAACAAGAACGTGACACTCTCCTGTGTCAGCAAGTCCAGTCGCCCACGGGTCCTGCTACGATGGTGGCTGGGCTGGCGGCAGCTGCTGCCCATGGAGGAGACGATCATGGAT GGACTGCATGGTGGTTACATCTCCATGTCCAACCTGACATTCCTGGCGCGGCGGGAGGACAACGGTCTGACCCTCACATGTGAGGCCTTCAGTGAAGCCTTCACCAAGGAGACCTTCAAGAAGTCGCTCACCCTGAACATAAAAT ATCCCGCCCAGAAACTGTGGATTGAGGGTGCCCCAGAGGGGCAGAAGCTCCGGGCTGGGACCCGGGTGAGGCTGGTGTGTTTGGCCATCGGGGGCAACCCAGAGCCCTCCCTCACATGGTACAAG GACTCGCGCACCGTGACTGAGTCGCGGCTGCCGCAGGAGCCGCGGCGCATGCAGCTCGGCAACGTGGAGAAATCTGGGAGCACCTTCTCCCGAGAGCTGGTGCTGGTCACAGGGCCGTCGGACAACCAGGCCAAGTTCACGTGCAAGGCTGGTCAGCTCAGCGCGTCCACGCAGCTGGCGGTGCAGT TTCCCCCAACTAACGTGACGATCCTGGCCAACGCATCCGCACTGCGCCCGGGGGACGCCTTAAACTTGACATGCATCAGCGTTAGCAGCAACCCGCCGGTCAACTTGTCCTGGGACAAGGAAGGCGAGAG GCTGGAGGGCTTGGCCGCCCCGCCCCGGAGAGCCCCGTTCAGAGGCTCCGCCGCGGCCAGGAGCGTCCTTCTGCAAGTGTCATCCCGCGATCATGGCCAACGCGTGACCTGCCGCGCCCACAGCGCCGAGCTCCGCGAAACCGTGAGCTCCTTCTATCGCCTCAACGTGCTGT ACCGTCCAGAGTTCCTGGGGGAGCAGGTGCTGGTGGTGACCGCGGTGGAGCAGGGCGAGGCGTTGCTGCCCGTGTCCGTGTCCGCTAACCCCGCCCCCGAGGCCTTCAACTGGACCTTCCGCGGCTATCGCCTCAGCCCAG CCGGCGGCCCCCGGCATCGCATCCTGTCCAGTGGGGCTCTGCATCTGTGGAATGTGACCCGCGCGGACGACGGCCTCTATCAGCTGCACTGCCAGAACTCTGAGGGCACCGCGGAAGCGCTGCTGCGGTTGGACGTGCACT ATGCTCCCACCATCCGTGCCCTCCAGGACCCCACTGAGGTGAATGTCGGGGGTTCTGTGGATATAGTCTGCACTGTTGATGCCAATCCCATCCTCCCAGGCATGTTCAGCTGGGAGAGACTG GGAGAAGATGAGGAGGACCAGAGCCTGGATGACATGGAGAAGATATCCAAGGGACCCACGGGGCGCCTGCGGATTCACCAGGCCAAACTGGCCCAGGCTGGTGCTTACCAGTGCATCGTGGACAACGGGGTGGCGCCTCCAGCACGAGGGCTGGTCCGTCTTGTTGTCAGAT TTGCCCCCCAGGTGGAACACCCCACTCCCCTAACTAAGGTGGCTGCAGCTGGAGACAGCACCAGTTCTGCCACCCTCCACTGCCGTGCCCGAGGTGTCCCCAACATCGTTTTCACTTGGACCAAAAATGGGGTCCCTCTGGATCTCCAAGATCCCAG GTACACAGAGCACACATACCACCAGGGTGGTGTCCACAGCAGCCTCCTGACCATTGCCAACGTGTCTGCAGCCCAGGATTACGCCCTCTTCACATGCACAGCCACCAACCCCCTAGGCTCGGACCAAACCAACATTCAACTCGTCAGCATCA GCCGCCCTGACCCTCCATCAGGATTAAAGGTTGTGAGTCTGACCCCACACTCTGTGGAGCTGGAGTGGAAGCCTGGCTTTGATGGGGGCCTGCCACAGAGGTTCTACATCAG GTATGAGGCCCTGGGGACTCCAGGGTTCCACTATGTGGATGTCCTACCACCCCATGCCACCACCTTCACACTGACTGGTCTGCAGCCTTCTACACGATACAAGGTCTGGCTGCTGGCCAGCAATGCCTTGGGAGACAGTGGACTGGCTGATAAGGGGACCCAGCTTCCCATCACTACCCCAG GTCTGGACCAGCCTTCCGGAGAACCTGAAGACCAGCTGCCCACAGAGCCGCCTGCAG GACCCTCGGGGCTGCCCCTGCTGCCTGTGCTGCTCGGTCTTGGGGGGCTTCTGCTCCTCTCCAATGCCTCCTGTGTCGGGGGCGTCCTCTGGCAGCGGAGACTCAGGCGTCTTGCTGAGG GCGTCTCagggaagacagaggcaga GTCGGAGGACCGAGTCAGGAACGAATATGAGGAGAGCCAGTGGACGGGAGAGCAGGACACTCGGAGCTCCACG GTCAGCACAACAGAGGCAGAGCCGTATTACCGCTCCCTGAGGGACTTCAGCCCCCAGCTGCCCCCGACACAGGAGGAGGTGTCTTATTCCCGAG GTTTCACAGGTGAAGATGAGGATATGGCCTTCCCTGGGCACTTGTATGATGAGGTAGAAAGAACGTGCCCCCCATCTGGAGCCTGGGGACCCCTCTACGATGAAGTGCAGATG AGCCCCTGGGACCTCCGCTGGCCTGAAGACGCATATCAGGATCCAAGAGGAATCTATGACCGGGTGGCGGGAGACCTGGACACTCTGGAACCTGATTCTCTGCCCTTCGAGCTGAGGGGACATCTGGTGTGA